The Burkholderia mayonis genome window below encodes:
- a CDS encoding IS110 family transposase, with protein sequence MDTISLIGIDLGKHCFHLHAQSASGRMVFRKKLTRSQMFTLLANVPSCTVVMEACAGAHWVARRIQELGHHAKLISPQFVKPFVQGNKNDFADAQAICEAASRPSMRFVSPRNEVQQTISALHRVREALVRDRTGTVNQIHAFLLEFGVSLPKGMAVIRRLPAVLATHALPPRLVELLERLQAHFKYLDEQITQIESELIRQLREDERSQRLLEIPGIGPITASVLATELGDAHQFACARQFAASIGLVPRQYSTGGKATLLGISKRGDKHLRRLLVQCARVLMLHIERRTDRLGAWVRDLLARRHSNVVACALANKLARIAWAILASGTHYQGGQVVAAA encoded by the coding sequence ATGGACACCATCTCGTTGATCGGAATCGATCTTGGCAAGCATTGCTTTCACCTGCACGCACAGTCCGCATCGGGCCGCATGGTGTTCCGCAAGAAGCTGACGCGCAGCCAAATGTTCACGCTGCTTGCCAATGTGCCGAGTTGTACCGTGGTCATGGAAGCGTGTGCTGGGGCTCACTGGGTCGCCCGGCGCATCCAAGAACTCGGGCACCACGCGAAGTTGATCTCCCCGCAGTTCGTCAAACCTTTCGTGCAAGGCAACAAGAACGACTTCGCCGATGCACAGGCGATCTGCGAAGCGGCATCGCGCCCGAGCATGCGGTTCGTCAGTCCGCGCAACGAGGTGCAACAGACGATCTCGGCGCTGCATCGCGTACGTGAAGCGCTGGTGCGCGACCGTACTGGCACTGTCAACCAGATTCATGCCTTTCTGCTGGAATTTGGGGTCAGCCTGCCCAAGGGGATGGCCGTCATTCGTCGGCTTCCAGCCGTGCTGGCCACACACGCTCTGCCGCCGCGGCTAGTTGAATTGCTCGAGCGTCTGCAAGCGCATTTCAAGTACCTCGATGAACAGATCACGCAGATCGAAAGCGAGCTGATACGGCAGCTGCGGGAGGACGAACGCAGCCAACGCCTGTTGGAGATTCCCGGCATCGGTCCAATCACGGCCAGCGTGTTGGCAACTGAATTGGGCGACGCCCATCAGTTCGCTTGCGCTCGCCAGTTTGCGGCATCCATCGGGCTGGTTCCACGCCAATACAGTACCGGCGGCAAGGCAACGCTGCTGGGAATCAGCAAGCGCGGCGATAAGCATTTAAGGCGACTCCTGGTGCAGTGCGCGCGAGTTCTCATGCTGCACATCGAGCGGCGCACCGATCGCCTGGGCGCCTGGGTCCGCGACCTGCTGGCCCGACGGCATTCCAACGTGGTGGCTTGTGCGTTGGCCAACAAATTGGCGAGGATCGCCTGGGCCATCCTCGCCAGCGGAACACACTACCAAGGTGGTCAGGTTGTGGCAGCAGCCTGA
- the metK gene encoding methionine adenosyltransferase: protein MANDYLFTSESVSEGHPDKVADQISDAILDAILAQDKYSRVAAETLCNTGLVVLAGEITTTANIDYIQIARDTIKRIGYDNTDYGIDYRGCAVLVAYDKQSPDIAQGVDRAHDNNLDQGAGDQGLMFGYACDETPELMPLPIHLSHRLVERQANLRRDGRLPWLRPDAKSQVTVRYVDGKPHSIDTVVLSTQHAPDIELPALREAVIEEVIKPTLPADLIKGDIKFLVNPTGRFVIGGPQGDCGLTGRKIIVDTYGGAAPHGGGAFSGKDPSKVDRSAAYAGRYVAKNIVAAGLASRALIQVSYAIGVAEPTSVMVNTFGTGRVSDETITKLVREHFDLRPKGIIQMLDLLRPIYEKTAAYGHFGREEPEFSWEAADKALVLAEAAGVEPAVQVA from the coding sequence GTGGCAAACGATTATCTCTTTACGTCCGAATCCGTTTCCGAAGGCCATCCGGACAAGGTCGCAGACCAAATCTCCGACGCGATCCTCGACGCAATCCTCGCGCAAGACAAGTATTCCCGTGTCGCAGCCGAAACGCTGTGCAACACGGGCCTCGTCGTTCTGGCCGGTGAAATCACGACGACGGCGAACATCGACTACATCCAGATCGCCCGCGACACGATCAAGCGTATCGGCTACGACAACACCGATTACGGCATCGACTACCGGGGCTGCGCGGTGCTCGTCGCGTACGACAAGCAATCGCCGGACATCGCACAAGGCGTCGACCGTGCGCACGACAACAACCTCGATCAGGGCGCAGGCGACCAGGGCCTGATGTTCGGCTACGCGTGCGACGAAACGCCCGAGCTGATGCCGCTGCCGATCCACCTGTCGCACCGCCTCGTCGAGCGCCAGGCGAACCTGCGCCGCGACGGCCGCCTGCCGTGGCTGCGTCCGGACGCGAAGTCGCAGGTGACGGTCCGCTACGTCGACGGCAAGCCGCATTCGATCGACACCGTCGTGCTGTCGACGCAGCACGCGCCGGACATCGAACTGCCCGCGCTGCGTGAAGCGGTGATCGAAGAGGTCATCAAGCCGACGCTGCCCGCCGACCTGATCAAGGGCGACATCAAGTTCCTCGTGAACCCGACCGGCCGCTTCGTGATCGGTGGCCCGCAAGGCGACTGCGGGCTGACCGGCCGCAAGATCATCGTCGACACGTACGGCGGCGCGGCCCCGCACGGCGGCGGTGCGTTCTCGGGCAAGGATCCGTCGAAGGTCGACCGCTCGGCTGCTTACGCGGGCCGCTACGTTGCGAAGAACATCGTTGCCGCGGGCCTCGCGTCGCGCGCGCTGATCCAGGTGTCGTACGCGATCGGCGTCGCCGAGCCGACCTCGGTGATGGTCAATACGTTCGGCACCGGCCGCGTGTCTGACGAGACGATCACGAAGCTCGTCCGCGAGCACTTCGACCTGCGTCCGAAGGGCATCATCCAGATGCTCGACCTGCTGCGTCCGATCTACGAGAAGACCGCCGCCTACGGCCACTTCGGCCGCGAAGAGCCGGAATTCTCGTGGGAAGCCGCCGACAAGGCGCTCGTGCTCGCCGAAGCGGCTGGCGTCGAGCCGGCCGTGCAAGTCGCCTGA